CCTGTTCAAAATCTTCTCTTGTTACTAAATACTCGTTATTACTTTCCATCCATAAAATCGCCTGTCCACAGATGGATGCGCAAGCCATCTTCCCCACCTCTTCCGGCTGGTTCTCAATTTGAATTCCTCCTTGAGAAACATCTAAAAAGACATCTCCTTCTTTTTGCAAGCCGATCGCGACTCGTATCTCATCTGCAAAATCAACATCTTTCAACTGTTTCAGCACTTCATTTTGCTGCTCTTTGGTTAAATTTAATTTCGGATCTTGCAAGATTTTTTTGACTTCATCTGCTGAATCTGCTGAATCTGCTTCGATGATTTTCTTGATTTTTTCTAAATCTGATGCGATAGGATTAGTGCTACTCAAATGTTCAATAAACGCAAAAACTTCGTTGGGGACTTCTTTAAATCGTATAGAAGAATCTCTCAATTTTTCCGTTTCTTCTTTAATATCCAGTTCTACTTCGCCAGACGACGAAGGAACTCGCTTTAAAGCTCCAGTATTCAATTGAAAAATAGTTCGCACAGTGGAAATTGTCTGAAATAATGGAAGATTTTTCGTCTTGAGTGCATCCGAAAAGATCTGATAGTTGGAATCCTTGTTCGCCTTATATTGAATCTGCTCCCCTCCCTTCCCACGCAATGAAGCGCTAATCGAGTGTCCCGCCAGATTCTTTAATTGTTCGACTCCAATTTTTGAAATCACCTCTTCCATTGTCGCATCAACTGCATCGTCACTAATTCCATATTTCTCTTTTACCGCTTGACGACTATAGGAAACCTTCACCGTATATTCTTTCCCATCAGCTTTAAAAGTCGCAGCTCTTGTCGTCCTTTCCGTTTCATCACTACCGGACGTCGAAGAACTTTGCCAATGGATAGATCCTCCGTCTGGAGGTATTCCCCCTGTACTAGTCATTTTATTACCCTCTTACTATTTCATATTCCTACAGAATCATTATATAAAATGGTAAAAAAAACATCAATATTTCTTTAATTTTTTGTTAAGACATAACCAATTGATAAACGTTTATACCGATCAGCCCCTTCATTGCGGAGCTTGCAGGCAGGGCAATGCTGACACCCTCTTCCCCCAATTCCTTCATAGCAAGTAATCGTCTCTTTCAATAAGTAATCCAAAACCCCTAATTGATCAGCGAGCGCCATTGTCTGGCATTTTGTCATCTGTACAATCGGCGTCACAATTTCAAACCGCGGATTGTCTAAATCTATCCGCAAAATTTTCTCCATTAGATCCATATAATCTCTTGAACAGTCTCTATAGCCGGAATTAGCCCCCTCCACCTCGATCACTCCCATGTAGATTTTTTCTGCTCCTAGATGATTGGCATGGATCGCTGCCAGACGCGCCATTAATCCATTCCGCCCTAAAACCAACGTATTAGGCGGCCTGCCTTGAGAATGCTCGATTGCAATTTCGGTGTTCATCAGCGCGTTATCAGTGATCTCCTGCAGGCAATCCAACTGAATAACGCAGTGGTCTACCCCCCAATCTCTGCAAATTTTTGCAGCTTGGACAAGTTCATTGGAATGCCGCTGCCCATAGCGAAAAGAAATAGACAACACCTGATCGGCTCCATGGCGGTCGATTGCCAACTTAAGGCAAAGAGAAGAATCCATTCCGCCAGAGTGAACCACTAATGCCTGTTTACAACGCATGCGCAAGCTCTCTCTGACCGCTTGATTGATGCATCGCGTTCCACATCTGACGAAAGCCTGGGCAGCACTTCAAGAGCTCATCCTTAGTTCCCTCAGCAATCTTTTGCCCTCCCTCAAGGTAGATGATCTTATCTGCATCTTCAATCGTGGTCAGACGGTGAGCAATGATAATCTGAGTCATCTGCCCTCTAAGCGCTGCGATCGCCGTTTTAATGCCATGTTCGCTCACTGTATCAAGTGCCGATGTAGCCTCGTCTAAAATCAGAATAGGGGCATCCTTAAATAGGGCCCGAGCAATAGCCAAACGCTGCTGCTGGCCTCCGGAGAGGTTCTTTCCTGTTTCTGAAAGGATGGAGTCATATCTATTCGGAAGACGCTCGATAAACTCATGGGCATGCGCTTTGACAGCAGCCTCTTTTACCTTTTCCAATGTATAGGGACATCCAAAAGAGACATTCGCCGCCACAGTATCGATAAATAAAAAGGGTCTTTGCGGCACAAAAGCGATCTGATCCCTCAGTGATTTTTGGGTATACGACTCGATGGGGAGGCCGTCAATGCGAATTTCACCTGACTGCGGTTCATAGAGCCTCGGAATCAGCTGGACAATGGTTGACTTTCCTGCGCCTGTAGGCCCGACAATCGCAACTGTCTCCCCTTTTTTTACAGAAAAACTAAGGTTGTTCAAAATCCATTCATTGCCATATCGAAAACTGACATTGTCAAACTCTATCGACTCTTTAAACTCGGTCAATTTCACCGCGTCCGGCCTGTCTGTAATGCAGGGTTTGACCGACATCACATCATACATGCGATCGGCAGCAGCAATTCCTCTTTGAATCCGGCTATTTTCTTCAGCGAATTTTTTAACAGGCTCATAAAAAACATACAGCAACCCGCAAAAGAAAAGCGCTTCCGATACACTAAGCTTCAAAACATACAACCCCCAAAGCATAGATATGGAGAGGAAGGACATCGCAATCGTATGCACAACCGGTCTGGACGAAAGATCGTAACGGGCGCTTTTTTTCTCAAGCCTGGCCATCTGCTCATTTTGCTCCTTGTATTTTTTCAAGGAGAAATCTTCCATAGAAAAAACTTTGACTGTTTGGATTCCCGATAAAAAGTCGATAAGGACAGAAGTGAACTGTTCTTGATTCTGCTGAATCTGCCTGGAAATTTTTCGCACTCGTCCTGAGATATAGACGATCGGAATGACGATCAACGGAAATCCAAGAAAAACGATCAAAGAAAGCTGCCACGATGTGTAAAAGCAGAGAATCAAGGTAGACACCACTGTAAAAGGTGTTTGCAGATAGTTTGTCAACACTGCTGTTACAGCCTCGGCAATCATTGAAGAGTCTCCAACGACTCTCGACGAAAGTGAACCGATGTTGTAGTTTTGATAAAACTCCATCGGCATCGACTGGATATGCTCGAAATACTCTTGTCTAAGATCGCGGCTCACCCGAATCGCAAGCACGCGGGTTGCAAATCGGTGAGCAAAAAGGGTAACCGCTTTAAAAAGTGCAACAAATACCAAGACAATCGCTAAATGACGCAAGCTGTTTGAGATCGGAAAATAGCGATCGATGACGTTAATTGCTTGCTGAATACGATCGCTGCTCTTCATATTGGCAATGAAGTCGCGCGCTTCCTCTTTTGTCAAAATATCAGAATGGGTCATCTCGCCCCAACGCTCATCCACCGTTTTCCTATCGATGGCATCGACACGCTGCAGCGCCCCCTCTTTGATCGGTGCAAATAATTCGAAAGCATCAGGACCTTTTTTGGTCATCACACCGATCGCTAATACTTCCAACTGCGTTGCAATTGTTAACGCACACATGGCAAATACTGTAAAAATGAAGAGAGAACGATGCTTAGGATTTCCCAATGCCGAAAGAAATAATTTTTTCATGGTTGGATACTTAAGATAAATGTGCCGCCATCGACTCTTCACGAATATCTGAGTGGGAGGCATTCCAAAGCAGCTCTCCTTTGTCAAACAAAAAAACTTGAGGACTCTGATGGACAACTCCGGTCAATTCTGCGATTAAATCACTGACATCTCTATGTTCAATGACTTTAACAAATGCGCAAATCACCTCTTGGTGCTTTCCTGAAAACCGTTCAAACTCTGCAAATGCCATCGCACTGACCGGACAACGGGTGCTATGTTTGAATATAAAAAAAGTTTTCGCTTGATTTTCTTCAAGCAGGCTCTTCAGCTGCAAGGTGCTCGTCACTTCGATCATATTCTTCCAACTCCTCTTTTTGAAATTCACCCATGTTTCGGAATTTGAGATAACGCTGCTCCAAAAGCAATTCGGAAGGGATCCGTTTTAAGACCTGGTAATGTTCATTAATGAATTTGATGACACTTTCATAGACAACTTCAGGTTGATGATGCGCTCCGCCTAAAGGCTCAGGAATAATTTCATCAATCATTCCAAATTTCTGCAAATATTCGGCGTTCAGCTTCAGGGCAGAAGACGCCTCCACGTTTTTCGATGCATCTTTCCAAAGGATTGAAGCACAGCCTTCTGGAGAGATCACGGAATAGTAGGAATGCTCAAGCATTCCGATCACATCGCCAATTCCCATGCCCAAAGCGCCTCCCGAACATCCTTCTCCGATGACAAGTACTATAATCGGAGTTTTAATCAGAGACATCTCCTTAAGATTATGCGCAATCGCCCAGCCCTGTCCTCTTTCTTCAGCCTCTAAACCTGGATATGCTCCAGGCGTATCGAGCAAAGAGACGATCGGCAGGCAGAACCGTTCCGCCATTTTCATCAATCGAAAAGCTTTGCGAAAACCTTCAGGGTGAAGCATGCCAAAGTTGCGTTTGACACGGCTTTCGGTATCATTCCCTTTTTCCTGCCCGACGATGACACACTTCATTCCGTTGATTGTCGCCAATCCCCCCACAATCGAAGGATCGTCGCGGTATAAACGGTCGCCATGCAATTCAACGAAAGAGTCGCAAATATTTTTGATATAATCCAGCGTCTTAGGTCTCTGTGGATGGCGGCAGATGCCAACCCTTTCCCATGCCGTCAACTCTCCGTAAACCTTTTCTTTGAGCTCTTCAAGCTTCTCTTCCAGCTTGATAATTTCGGAATTGAAAAGCGGATTATTCTGATTTTGCTTCTTTAAATGGTCGATCGTTTTGATATATTCAAAAATTTGTTTTTCATGAGGCAAAATATCTTTCATCAGCTTCATTTCTTTCATTAGCTTAACCTCTAGATTCTTTGCCGGGGAGCTTTGCATCGTGGAAATTTTTCACAATTTCAATCACGGCGGGCTTAGTTATAATCACAGAAAACAGTTCCTCCATATCCTTGGTTGCCAACCGAATGCATCCATCACTCTCATATTTTCCAAGAGTATCACTGTTTTCAACCAGCTCTCCTTTCGCGTTAGGCATTAAAGGCAGTCCATGAATTCCGAATCCTTTAGCAGGAGCTGTGCAGTGATCCAATTCCTCCTCAAAAGGGATCCAGCGTGTGCCAAAGATGCGAACCATTTCAACTTTATCCCCTTGATGAAATCCCATCGTTTTTGGACGATAAACAGCGACTTTTTCCCCTAGGGAATACTTGCCCAAAGGAGTGAGGCTTCCAGACTCGTAATCTTTTTCCAATCTTCCCAATCCGACCTGATAGGTCTTGACTAAAACCCGGTCGTTGCTCTCTTCATCTAAATAGTAAAACCACATCTTGCTGCGCTGCAGATCGACCAGAAGATAAAAAGAAAGGTTCTTGTCTTCTTTAAAAACATTGAAGCGATCGCCGTCGACAACATCTTGCTTATCGTATAAGGGTTTTCCATTGAGACTGCGGGCAATAAAGTGACGGGAGGTCTTGTAGTGGGAGGCATAATCAGCAATCCAAGCCGCACGCCCCTTTAACCAAGGAACTTTCTTCTTATATGTGATTGTCTCCACAATGGGAAATTTCTGCCCTCTAGTATTGAAAAACTCATCAATCCGATCCGCTTCAGGAACTTCTTGTGCGGTTTCTTCAGTTGAAGCCGCTGCCAATAATTCCAGAGATTTCTCTTCTTTTACAGCGTCGGTCACCAAAGGATCTTCCTCTATGCTGACAGGAGCAAGAACAATTTCTGTCTCAGCCAAGGGATCGCTGATCTCTTTTTTCTTGAAAATTGCAGCAATAGCAATCGACCCGAATAACAACACAGTTATAATAGCCAATAACTTAGGAAAAGACATATTTCCTCTATGGATAATTAAAATTTAGTAGATGATTATATAATATCCAATTAAAATTGCCAAGTTTATTATTTGGATGCATTGAAGCACGATTAAGACTCCCTGAAAAATGAGAGATTGCCGAAAATTCAGCTTTCACTCGTTTCTTTTCAAATAATCTCTAACGAAATGTTTTATTTACTCTACAGATGCTAGCTCTTCTGGTGTCTTTTCAATCAACTTCCGCATCCTCTTTCCTGGAGTGAATTTAACAGCAGGCCTTGCCGGAATAACGATTGGCACAGACGCATTTTTCGGATTTCTGCCGATTTTCTGTTTTCTTTCAACAACTTCAA
This genomic window from Waddlia chondrophila WSU 86-1044 contains:
- a CDS encoding L,D-transpeptidase → MSFPKLLAIITVLLFGSIAIAAIFKKKEISDPLAETEIVLAPVSIEEDPLVTDAVKEEKSLELLAAASTEETAQEVPEADRIDEFFNTRGQKFPIVETITYKKKVPWLKGRAAWIADYASHYKTSRHFIARSLNGKPLYDKQDVVDGDRFNVFKEDKNLSFYLLVDLQRSKMWFYYLDEESNDRVLVKTYQVGLGRLEKDYESGSLTPLGKYSLGEKVAVYRPKTMGFHQGDKVEMVRIFGTRWIPFEEELDHCTAPAKGFGIHGLPLMPNAKGELVENSDTLGKYESDGCIRLATKDMEELFSVIITKPAVIEIVKNFHDAKLPGKESRG
- a CDS encoding ABC transporter ATP-binding protein, coding for MKKLFLSALGNPKHRSLFIFTVFAMCALTIATQLEVLAIGVMTKKGPDAFELFAPIKEGALQRVDAIDRKTVDERWGEMTHSDILTKEEARDFIANMKSSDRIQQAINVIDRYFPISNSLRHLAIVLVFVALFKAVTLFAHRFATRVLAIRVSRDLRQEYFEHIQSMPMEFYQNYNIGSLSSRVVGDSSMIAEAVTAVLTNYLQTPFTVVSTLILCFYTSWQLSLIVFLGFPLIVIPIVYISGRVRKISRQIQQNQEQFTSVLIDFLSGIQTVKVFSMEDFSLKKYKEQNEQMARLEKKSARYDLSSRPVVHTIAMSFLSISMLWGLYVLKLSVSEALFFCGLLYVFYEPVKKFAEENSRIQRGIAAADRMYDVMSVKPCITDRPDAVKLTEFKESIEFDNVSFRYGNEWILNNLSFSVKKGETVAIVGPTGAGKSTIVQLIPRLYEPQSGEIRIDGLPIESYTQKSLRDQIAFVPQRPFLFIDTVAANVSFGCPYTLEKVKEAAVKAHAHEFIERLPNRYDSILSETGKNLSGGQQQRLAIARALFKDAPILILDEATSALDTVSEHGIKTAIAALRGQMTQIIIAHRLTTIEDADKIIYLEGGQKIAEGTKDELLKCCPGFRQMWNAMHQSSGQRELAHAL
- the queC gene encoding 7-cyano-7-deazaguanine synthase QueC — translated: MRCKQALVVHSGGMDSSLCLKLAIDRHGADQVLSISFRYGQRHSNELVQAAKICRDWGVDHCVIQLDCLQEITDNALMNTEIAIEHSQGRPPNTLVLGRNGLMARLAAIHANHLGAEKIYMGVIEVEGANSGYRDCSRDYMDLMEKILRIDLDNPRFEIVTPIVQMTKCQTMALADQLGVLDYLLKETITCYEGIGGRGCQHCPACKLRNEGADRYKRLSIGYVLTKN
- the ytxJ gene encoding bacillithiol system redox-active protein YtxJ, yielding MIEVTSTLQLKSLLEENQAKTFFIFKHSTRCPVSAMAFAEFERFSGKHQEVICAFVKVIEHRDVSDLIAELTGVVHQSPQVFLFDKGELLWNASHSDIREESMAAHLS
- a CDS encoding acetyl-CoA carboxylase carboxyltransferase subunit alpha codes for the protein MKDILPHEKQIFEYIKTIDHLKKQNQNNPLFNSEIIKLEEKLEELKEKVYGELTAWERVGICRHPQRPKTLDYIKNICDSFVELHGDRLYRDDPSIVGGLATINGMKCVIVGQEKGNDTESRVKRNFGMLHPEGFRKAFRLMKMAERFCLPIVSLLDTPGAYPGLEAEERGQGWAIAHNLKEMSLIKTPIIVLVIGEGCSGGALGMGIGDVIGMLEHSYYSVISPEGCASILWKDASKNVEASSALKLNAEYLQKFGMIDEIIPEPLGGAHHQPEVVYESVIKFINEHYQVLKRIPSELLLEQRYLKFRNMGEFQKEELEEYDRSDEHLAAEEPA